A single region of the Brassica rapa cultivar Chiifu-401-42 chromosome A03, CAAS_Brap_v3.01, whole genome shotgun sequence genome encodes:
- the LOC103862037 gene encoding DNA topoisomerase 1 isoform X4 — MQRTFSLAAATSSSSTSALSLRPLMAKLQLQCRTIQNFPSLSFSSVVRIDKVVRNVCQLQFKRDNASCFNLACALPSISSVSYAAHWSGSSLMSFGSSLRTFPGRYFSQVPNAGNKDKIFKKGNKKRKKHEVLASSGVEVVTSTELVIGDVSSVIKVELSTAHSPASNGNKVSTVKPKRRPKSKKVEDKSSSTVLVLEEVSVEESLKAVPKPKGSANRKSSSAKKEVAKDPTVEEPKSSALSNSKSTEASNPIASKGKKASPVKTKRQPKSKKVDDKSSLAVPVLEEISVEESSKSVPKPKRSGSGNRKSSSAKKEVAKSSSPSAKASTTPKQKQVPQATPMQNSIEHRGQNASKPLFPPSGKSVIVVESITKAKVIQGYLGDMYEVLPSYGHIRDLASRSGSVRPDDDFSMVWEVPSSAWTHIKSIKMALNGAENLILASDPDREGEAIAWHIIEMLQQQGALHESMTVARVVFHEITESAIKTALQSPREIDGDLVHAYLARRALDYLIGFNISPLLWRKLPGCPSAGRVQSAALALICDRESEIDGFKPQEYWTVGIKVQGKDSSSTVSAHLTSLNSKKLNQLSISSEEDAQDIEQRIRSEGFLVKGIKKSTTRRNPPTPYITSTLQQDAANKLHFSSAYTMKLAQKLYEGVQLSDGNSAGLITYMRTDGLHIADEAIKDIQSLVAERYGENFTSDGPRKYFKKVKNAQEAHEAIRPTNIRRLPSTIASLLDADSLKLYTLIWSRSVACQMEPASVVQIQVDIGNASESIIFRSSCSKVDFLGYQAVYEDPEAKTIKTKDDEKSSEREETFETLSLLKDGDPLHIGEVELKQHHTQPPPRYSEGSLIKKLEELGIGRPSTYASIFKVLQDRKYLTIKSRVLYPEFRGRMVSAFLTNYFTEVTDYSFTADMETELDNVSGGVTNWKGLLRDYWTRFSAYCKRVENVQIQQVEKMLEKKYEDFLFSSLPDPTRTCPSCSEGTLIFKVSKFGTGYFIGCDGYPSCKFIAKTLYGEDEDEDDSPRNTCVEEPKLLGLHPNTNEKVILKCGPYGYYVQLGEDKKGHLPKRANAAHIKDVSSITLESALELLRYPLTLGTHPEDGQPVTLKLSKSGFTVRHRRTMATVPKNTEPSEVTLEKAMKLLSGKNVRLCGRPKRIKPTVDEESEGDEVVEAM; from the exons ATGCAGAGAACCTTCTCACTTGCGGCTGCTACTTCTTCCTCTTCGACTTCTGCGTTGTCCCTTCGTCCTCTCATGGCTAAG TTGCAGTTGCAGTGCAGGACAATTCAGAATTTCCCATCCTTATCTTTCTCTTCAGTAGTTAGGATTGATAAAGTCGTTAGAAATGTATGCCAGCTTCAGTTTAAAAGAGATAACGCAAGTTGCTTTAACTTAGCTTGCGCACTTCCTTCGATCAGTTCTGTTAGTTATGCTGCACATTGGAGCGGTTCAAGTTTAATGTCTTTTGGAAGTAGTCTCAGAACGTTTCCTGGGAGATATTTTTCTCAAGTCCCTAATGCTGGAAATAAAGATAAGATCTTCAAGAAGGGTAATAAGAAGCGGAAGAAGCATGAGGTTTTGGCTTCCTCCGGAGTTGAAGTTGTGACTTCTACTGAACTGGTTATTGGAGATGTTAGCAGTGTCATCAAGGTGGAGTTATCAACTGCACATTCACCGGCTAGCAACGGTAATAAAGTCTCTACTGTCAAACCAAAACGGCGCCCAAAGAGCAAGAAAGTCGAAGATAAATCTTCTTCAACGGTCTTGGTTTTGGAGGAGGTTTCTGTGGAAGAGAGTTTGAAAGCTGTTCCCAAGCCAAAAGGTTCTGCAAATCGAAAATCTTCATCTGCTAAG AAGGAGGTGGCAAAAGATCCCACTGTGGAGGAGCCCAAAAGTTCTGCTCTATCAAATTCCAAGTCAACAGAAGCAAGCAATCCCATTGCTAGCAAAGGTAAGAAAGCTTCTCCTGTCAAAACGAAACGGCAACCAAAGAGCAAGAAAGTGGATGATAAATCTTCTTTAGCGGTGCCAGTTTTGGAGGAGATCTCTGTAGAAGAGAGTTCAAAAAGCGTTCCCAAGCCAAAACGTTCTGGTTCTGGAAATCGGAAGTCTTCATCTGCTAAG AAGGAGGTGGCAAAAAGTTCTTCTCCATCAGCAAAAGCAAGCACTACACCAAAACAGAAGCAGGTTCCTCAAGCTACACCCATGCAAAACAGCATAGAGCATCGAGGTCAAAATGCTTCTAAACCACTTTTTCCGCCTAGTGGAAAATCTGTTATTGTCGTTGAGTCAATCACGAAAGCAAAGGTTATTCAGGGTTATCTTGGTGACATGTATGAGGTTTTGCCAAGTTATGGTCATATCAGAGACCTGGCCTCAAGGTCTGGTTCAGTCAGGCCAGATGACGATTTTAGCATGGTTTGGGAGGTTCCATCTTCCGCCTGGACTCATATTAAGAGCATAAAGATGGCATTAAATGG AGCTGAAAATCTGATTCTTGCATCGGATCCAGATCGTGAAGGAGAGGCAATTGCCTGGCACATCATTGAGATGTTGCAGCAGCAAGGTGCTTTACATGAGAGTATGACAGTAGCAAGGGTTGTTTTTCATGAGATAACTGAGTCAGCCATTAAAACTGCACTTCAATCCCCACGAGAAATTGACGGAGACTTGGTACACGCCTATCTCGCAAGGCGTGCTCTTGATTATCTAATCGGATTTAATATTTCACCACTACTCTGGAGGAAACTTCCGGGTTGCCCGTCAGCTGGGCGAGTCCAGTCTGCTGCTTTGGCTCTTATATGTGATAGAGAAAGTGAAATTGACGGATTTAAACCTCAGGAGTACTGGACTGTTGGGATCAAAGTGCAAGGGAAAGATAGTTCATCCACCGTTTCTGCTCACTTGACCAGtttaaattcaaaaaagttAAATCAGCTTTCCATCAGCTCTGAAGAAGATGCACAGGACATTGAGCAAAGGATCAGATCAGAAGGTTTTCTAGTGAAGGGAATTAAGAAAAGCACTACACGGAGAAATCCACCAACTCCATATATAACATCAACCCTCCAGCAGGATGCTGCTAACAAATTGCATTTTTCATCAGCATATACCATGAAG CTTGCTCAAAAACTATATGAGGGTGTTCAACTGTCCGATGGTAACTCAGCTGGTCTTATAACATACATGCGGACAGATGGTTTACAT ATAGCTGATGAGGCTATTAAAGATATACAATCCTTGGTGGCAGAAAG GTATGGGGAGAATTTTACATCAGATGGTCCtcgtaaatattttaaaaaggttAAGAACGCTCAGGAGGCCCATGAAGCTATTAGACCTACCAATATACGTAGATTACCAT CAACGATTGCTAGCCTGCTTGATGCGGATTCGCTAAAATTGTATACCTTAATATGGTCACGATCTGTGGCATGTCAGATGGAGCCTGCTTCTGTTGTGCAG ATACAAGTTGATATTGGAAATGCCTCTGAATCAATTATCTTCAGATCATCATGCTCAAAAGTCGATTTTCTTGGATACCAGGCAGTTTACGAG GACCCTGAAGCTAAGACAATCAAAACCAAAGACGATGAAAAGAGTAGTGAGCGGGAGGAAACTTTTGAAACTCTGAGTTTGTTGAAG GATGGGGATCCGCTACATATTGGTGAAGTGGAGCTCAAGCAGCACCATACTCAGCCCCCACCACGCTATTCCGAAGGGTCACTG ATTAAAAAGCTTGAGGAGCTCGGGATAGGTAGACCATCGACATATGCatctatatttaaagttttacaG GACAGAAAGTACCTAACAATAAAGAGCCGAGTATTGTATCCGGAATTCCGTGGAAGGATG GTTTCAGCTTTTCTTACCAACTACTTCACTGAGGTCACAGACTATAGTTTTACTGCTGATATGGAGACTGAG CTTGACAACGTTTCTGGTGGCGTTACTAATTGGAAAGGTCTCCTAAGAGACTACTGGACACGATTCAGTGCGTATTGTAAACGTGTCGAAAATGTCCAAATCCAACAG GTGGAGAAAatgttggaaaaaaaatacgaggactttttgttttcttccctTCCTGATCCTACCAGAACTTGCCCGAG TTGTTCTGAAGGTACCCTAATTTTCAAAGTTAGCAAGTTTGGTACGGGCTATTTCATCGGTTGTGATGGCTACCCTTCGTGCAA ATTCATTGCCAAAACGCTTTATGGagaggatgaagatgaagatgattcTCCAAGGAATACCTGCGTAGAAGAGCCCAAATTGTTGGGTCTTCATCCCAATACCAATGAGAAG GTTATATTAAAGTGCGGCCCCTATGGGTATTATGTACAGCTTGGTGAGGACAAAAAAGGGCACTTACCAAAACGAGCAAATGCAGCCCAT ATAAAGGATGTGAGCTCTATTACGCTTGAAAGTGCTCTCGAGTTATTACGCTATCCTCTGACACTG GGAACCCATCCTGAAGATGGGCAGCCTGTGACCTTGAAGCTTAGTAAATCTGGATTCACTGTTCGACATCGCCGCACAATGGCTACAGTTCCAAAG AACACTGAACCAAGTGAGGTCACTTTAGAGAAAGCAATGAAACTTTTGTCTGGCAAAAATGTGAGACTGTGTGGCAGACCTAAGAGGATCAAGCCAACAGTAGATGAGGAATCAGAAGGAGATGAAGTTGTGGAGGCGATGTAA